The proteins below are encoded in one region of Pseudonocardia sp. DSM 110487:
- a CDS encoding NUDIX domain-containing protein: MSPSPPGPSEFSISVKGVVLDPADRVLLLKNERDEWELPGGRIEIGETPEECVAREIFEETRWRVRTGPILDTWMYYINVAEKHVFIVTYGCFPETDIEPVLSNEHKEIGLFRAGEIDGLNIPAGYRRSIATWINEPRRVQRSTP, translated from the coding sequence GTGTCGCCGTCTCCGCCCGGCCCGTCCGAGTTCTCGATCTCCGTCAAGGGGGTTGTACTGGACCCTGCCGACAGGGTGCTGCTGCTCAAGAACGAACGCGACGAGTGGGAGTTACCCGGCGGGAGGATCGAGATCGGCGAAACTCCGGAGGAGTGCGTTGCTCGCGAAATCTTCGAAGAGACGCGGTGGAGAGTGCGGACGGGTCCGATTCTCGACACGTGGATGTATTACATCAACGTGGCCGAGAAGCACGTCTTCATCGTGACGTACGGTTGCTTCCCGGAAACCGACATCGAGCCGGTGCTCTCGAACGAGCACAAGGAGATCGGACTCTTCCGCGCGGGTGAGATCGACGGGTTGAACATTCCCGCCGGCTACCGTCGGTCCATCGCAACGTGGATCAACGAGCCCCGACGCGTGCAACGCTCCACGCCGTGA
- the add gene encoding adenosine deaminase has protein sequence MPRDLRQLPKAHLHLHLEGAMRPSTLAELAADAGVPTPSVRGYTSFGEFGLLYRAASALIETEAHLRRVVREVVDDAADDGAVWVEPHFYPPRYAGQLGSAEEVLEIVIDEGERAAAARGIGCGWVVSALRDFEVAQAVDLALLAAKYAGSGVVAFGLAADEALFPPEPFAEAFGIARDAGLISAPHAGELAGPASVYGALDALGARRICHGVRAVEDPALVERLAADEVVLDVCPTSNVMLAVVPSIEEHPLVKLLDAGVRCSLNGDDPLLFGPGLLAEYELVRDTMGLSDEQLAQLARSSLVGSGAPPELMAESVDHVEEWLTTAA, from the coding sequence ATGCCTCGCGATCTCCGGCAGCTCCCGAAGGCCCACCTGCACCTGCACCTGGAGGGCGCGATGCGGCCGTCCACGCTGGCCGAGCTGGCAGCGGACGCCGGAGTGCCCACCCCCTCGGTCCGGGGCTACACCTCCTTCGGGGAGTTCGGTCTGCTGTACCGCGCGGCGTCGGCGCTGATCGAGACGGAGGCACACCTGCGGCGCGTGGTCCGCGAGGTGGTGGACGACGCGGCCGACGACGGCGCGGTCTGGGTGGAGCCGCACTTCTACCCGCCGCGCTACGCCGGGCAACTCGGCTCCGCCGAGGAGGTGCTGGAGATCGTCATCGACGAGGGCGAGCGCGCGGCCGCCGCCCGCGGAATCGGGTGCGGGTGGGTCGTCTCGGCGCTGCGCGACTTCGAGGTGGCCCAGGCCGTCGACCTGGCCCTGCTCGCCGCGAAGTACGCCGGGTCCGGCGTGGTGGCGTTCGGCCTCGCCGCCGACGAGGCACTGTTCCCGCCGGAGCCGTTCGCCGAGGCGTTCGGCATCGCCCGCGACGCCGGGCTCATCTCGGCCCCGCACGCGGGCGAGCTGGCCGGCCCCGCCAGCGTCTACGGCGCACTCGACGCACTGGGCGCGCGGCGGATCTGCCACGGCGTGCGCGCGGTGGAGGACCCAGCACTGGTGGAGCGCCTCGCCGCCGACGAGGTGGTGCTCGACGTCTGCCCCACGTCCAACGTGATGCTGGCCGTGGTGCCCTCGATCGAGGAGCACCCGCTCGTGAAGCTGCTCGACGCCGGGGTGCGGTGCTCGCTGAACGGCGACGACCCGCTGCTCTTCGGCCCCGGCCTGCTCGCCGAGTACGAGCTGGTGCGCGACACCATGGGCCTCTCGGACGAGCAGCTCGCCCAGCTGGCGCGGTCGTCATTGGTCGGCTCGGGCGCACCCCCCGAGCTGATGGCGGAGTCGGTGGACCACGTGGAGGAGTGGCTGACGACGGCGGCGTGA